A stretch of Aquarana catesbeiana isolate 2022-GZ unplaced genomic scaffold, ASM4218655v1 unanchor235, whole genome shotgun sequence DNA encodes these proteins:
- the LOC141121950 gene encoding gastrula zinc finger protein XlCGF66.1-like isoform X2 — MTSSMRMEEDRSHMTEKILNLTLEIIYLLTGERFPLVKSGDHMTITVPPCDSLKPERHNMQKILEVTKKMMELLTGEVPIRCQDVTVYFSMEEWEYLEGYKDLYKDVMMDNQPPLTSPIDGREMRKTSEDCLTLSPDCKVEDEDITQYSPGENLATSNVNPAPHSVDGPSYSSYPEEPQTVRVGAVLPTEKSFSCTECGKCFFQKSHLSIHQRFHTGEKPYSCPECGKCFSRKSHFYRHLRSHTGEKLFFCSECGKCFVQKSQLVFHRRSHTGEKPYSCPECGKCFTQKSYLYSHQRSHAGEKPYPCSECGKCFVQKSQLVFHHRSHTGEKPYSCPECGKCFSDKSNLYKHKRSHTGEKPYSSPECGKCFSQKSDL, encoded by the exons ATGACCTCATCAATGAGGATGGaagaggaccggagtcacatgactgagaagatactaaacctcaccctggagatcatctacctgctgaccggagag agatttcctcttgtgaagtcaggtgaccatatgaccatcacagtgcctccatgtgactccctaaaacctgagagacacaacatgcagaagattctagaagtcaccaagaagatgatggagctgctgacaggagag gttcctataaggtgtcaggatgtcactgtctatttctccatggaggagtgggagtatttagaaggatacaaggatctctacaaggacgtcatgatggacaatcagccgcccctcacatcaccga tagatggacgggagatgaggaaaacctcagaggattgtctcactttgtctccagactgtaaagtagaagatgaggacatcacacagtatagtccaggagaaaacctggCTACCTCAAATGTcaatccggcaccacacagtgtagatggaccatcgtattcctcttatcctgaggaacctcagactgtgagggttggtgccgtccttccaacagagaagagcttttcctgtactgagtgcgggaaatgtttttttcagaagtcccatctttccatacatcagagatttcacacgggggagaagccgtattcttgtcctgagtgtgggaaatgtttttcacggaagtcccatTTTTACAGGCATCTGAGatcccacacgggggagaagctgtttttctgttctgagtgcgggaaatgttttgtacaaaaatcacaACTTGTATTTCATCGcaggtctcacacaggggagaaaccgtattcctgtcctgagtgcgggaaatgttttacacagaagtCCTATCTTTACAGTCATCAGAGATCTCACgcaggggagaagccatatccctgttctgagtgtgggaaatgttttgtgcaAAAATCACAACTTGTATTTCATCAcaggtctcacacaggggagaagccatattcctgtcctgagtgcgggaaatgtttttcagataagtctaATCTTTACAAACataagagatctcacacaggagagaagccgtattcctctcctgagtgtgggaaatgtttttcacagaagtctgatctTTAA
- the LOC141121950 gene encoding uncharacterized protein isoform X1: MTSLLSLLIKHRPDQRGEEDSGILDIPIGSSIQRFPLVKSGDHMTITVPPCDSLKPERHNMQKILEVTKKMMELLTGEVPIRCQDVTVYFSMEEWEYLEGYKDLYKDVMMDNQPPLTSPIDGREMRKTSEDCLTLSPDCKVEDEDITQYSPGENLATSNVNPAPHSVDGPSYSSYPEEPQTVRVGAVLPTEKSFSCTECGKCFFQKSHLSIHQRFHTGEKPYSCPECGKCFSRKSHFYRHLRSHTGEKLFFCSECGKCFVQKSQLVFHRRSHTGEKPYSCPECGKCFTQKSYLYSHQRSHAGEKPYPCSECGKCFVQKSQLVFHHRSHTGEKPYSCPECGKCFSDKSNLYKHKRSHTGEKPYSSPECGKCFSQKSDL; this comes from the exons atgacatcactcttatctctattaataaaacacagacctgaccagagaggtgaggaggattctgggattcttgatattcctattggttcctcaatacagagatttcctcttgtgaagtcaggtgaccatatgaccatcacagtgcctccatgtgactccctaaaacctgagagacacaacatgcagaagattctagaagtcaccaagaagatgatggagctgctgacaggagag gttcctataaggtgtcaggatgtcactgtctatttctccatggaggagtgggagtatttagaaggatacaaggatctctacaaggacgtcatgatggacaatcagccgcccctcacatcaccga tagatggacgggagatgaggaaaacctcagaggattgtctcactttgtctccagactgtaaagtagaagatgaggacatcacacagtatagtccaggagaaaacctggCTACCTCAAATGTcaatccggcaccacacagtgtagatggaccatcgtattcctcttatcctgaggaacctcagactgtgagggttggtgccgtccttccaacagagaagagcttttcctgtactgagtgcgggaaatgtttttttcagaagtcccatctttccatacatcagagatttcacacgggggagaagccgtattcttgtcctgagtgtgggaaatgtttttcacggaagtcccatTTTTACAGGCATCTGAGatcccacacgggggagaagctgtttttctgttctgagtgcgggaaatgttttgtacaaaaatcacaACTTGTATTTCATCGcaggtctcacacaggggagaaaccgtattcctgtcctgagtgcgggaaatgttttacacagaagtCCTATCTTTACAGTCATCAGAGATCTCACgcaggggagaagccatatccctgttctgagtgtgggaaatgttttgtgcaAAAATCACAACTTGTATTTCATCAcaggtctcacacaggggagaagccatattcctgtcctgagtgcgggaaatgtttttcagataagtctaATCTTTACAAACataagagatctcacacaggagagaagccgtattcctctcctgagtgtgggaaatgtttttcacagaagtctgatctTTAA